The nucleotide sequence GAGCTTGGTGTGCTGGGCCTCTTCCATCCAGTGGTGCTTCAGGAGGCTCTTGAACTGGGGATCGAGGTCGCCGTCGTCCTTGACGGAGTCGAGATAGTGCGACTGGACGAACCACTCGATGTGCAGCGTGAGCAGCGCCACCGCCAGGGGGCTATAGCCGAGGATCTTGGCCGCCACCGCCTCGGGGGGCCCGATCACCTCGCAGTGATGGCCGAAGCCCCCGTCGAACTCCTCGCGGAAGCGCTTGAAGAGCTGGATGTGCTTGGCTTCCTCGCTGGCGAACTGGATGAGCGCACGGGTGCGGTAGTCGTCGGCGGCCAGGCGCGGCCGCGCGTGATCGAGCACGAACGGGAGGATGTATTCCTCCACGAGCCCGAACATCACGAGATAACCCAGGCCGCGGATCTGATTCAGGGTGCGCTGCTCGCTCGGCGAGAGGTAGTCGAGCTTGCGCACGCCGGCCAGGGCTTCCGGCAAGAACGGCCGACCGAAGTCGAGCCGCTTGTCGTTGCCGATGATGTCGTCGATCTTCCAGTTCACCCGCTGGCTCGTCGCCAGCACACCTTCGTACGTGTACGCCGACATGTTTCGGGTCCTCCTTTGCCCCGCATCATTGCGGGCCCACGATGGCGAGGTGGCAATCGGCGTGCCACCCCCCTACATGTGCATATTCATTGGAAAGTGCCGCGAGGAACGTGGGGCGACGCGGCGAAGCGCCCGGGAGCCTCAGGCAGGCTGCCGCAAACTAGAGCCGCTTGGCTCCCGTCAGCAGGTACACCCCCAGCACGATCAAGAGGGTGGCGCCGACCACGCGCCAGCCGAGCTGCCGCCGGCCGCCCGGGATCAGGAAGGCGAGCAGCAGGACGAAGAGGGGCGCGGTCCCGATGAGCGGCGTCACCACGCTGACCTCGCCGTAGCCGAGGGCGACGATGAGGAGCGTGACGCCGGTGTTCTCGGCGAGGCCGCCGCCGATCAAGAAGAGTAGGCTCTTGTGGTCGATGCGGAGCGTGCGCCAATGACCGGTCGCGGTCACGAAGGCCGTCGCCGCGATCATGGCCGCCGTCGTGTTGACCGCGGCGTCGAAGAGCGGCCCCGCCTGGCTGAGCCCCATCTTCCGCGCGATCTGTACGATGCCGAAGCACGTGGCGGCGAGCACGGGGTAGATGAGATGCCGCGTCTGGAACCCGACGTACTTGCCGCTGAGCGAGAGCATCACGGTGCCGGCGACGATGACCAGGGTGCCCGCGAGGATCGGGCCGGTGATCCGCTCGTGGAGCAGCACGATGGCGAGTCCGGTGGCGATGAGCGGCGTCAGGTTGAAGATGGCGGCGGCGACCGGCGCGCCGACCTTGTCGATGGCTACGGTGCGGAACAGGCGTCCACCCGCGGTGCCCACCACGCCGGAGAAGACGAAGTAGGGCACCGCGCTCCAGTCCCACGCCGCGCGCGGCACGAACAGCAGCACCGCGGTCCAGAGGCCGATCACGCCCACGGTGACGTTGATCCAGAACGCGGCGTAGAAGCTCGAGCGCCGGAGCCCCTGCTGGATGAGGATGGTCGCGACCGCGGAGAAGAAGGCGCTCGTGAGGGCGAGGACGTGCGGGGAGGTGTGCACGCTAGAGGTCGAGGGATGCCATCCGAGGGGCCCGAGGCAGTCTACTACTTCCGCAGACGGCCCTCCCGGGACGCCCGCCGCCGAAGACGATGAATGCGATAGAAGAGCGATCCCGCGAGCCACAGCGCCGCGGCGGCGATCGGGTACGCGGCGACCCTCGGGAAGACGGCGGCGAGCACGCCGATGATCAGCAGCACCAGCGCCCCCACCAGCATGATGCGGGATTCGACGGGCTCGAGCGTGCGCCGATTGGCGACCGCGGCGCCGACGGTGTTGCCGATCCGGAGCAGGCCCGCCGCGGCGCGGCCCGCGCTGCCGCCACCGCCGGCCACCGGTGCGCTCGCGATCGGCCCGCGCGGATGGATCGCGGAGTCGGGTGCAAGGATGACCTCGGTCGCGTTCATGAGATCCTCGAGGTACATGGACTCCATGTCGCTCCCGAATGTCTCGTCCTCGACGATCACGTCCATCTCGCAGTTGCCGAGCCAGCTCGCGGGGTTGAGGTTGGTGGAGCCGACCCGCGCCCAGCGCCCGTCGGCCACCGCGGTCTTGGCGTGCAGCATGGAACCGTTCCACTCGAAGACGCGGATGCCGGCCTCCAGCAGCGGGCGATAGCCCGCCCGCGACAGGGGACGCAGGAGGGGGATGTCCGTCCCGTTCGGCACCAGCAGCCGGACGTCCACGCCGTCCCGCGCGGCCCCCCGCAGCGCCTGCACGTAGAGGGGCGTTCCCGCGTAGTAGGCGTCCGTGAGCCAGAGGCGCTTGCGGGCGATCGCCGCGACCAGCTGGTCGAGTCGTAGGAGGCCGGCCGAGTTGGGCACGGTGGCGACCACGCGCAGCGCGGTCTCGCCGGCCGTCGGGATCACATCGCCCCCCAGCGGGCGGTGATGGGACAGCGGATCGCCCATGAGCGCCCACATTTCCGCGAAGGCCTCCTCGATCTCGCGCACGGCGGGGCCCCGCACCTCGACGCCGGTGTCACGCCACGGCGGGATGTTGCGCGCGGGATCGCCGACCCACGCCTGTCCTACGCAGAGTCCACTGACGAAGCCCACCGTACCGTCGACCGTGAGAATCTTCCGGTGGTCACGGCTCAGCCATCCGAGCGGGCTCGCCAGAGTCGGCGGGTTGTAGCAGCGCACCTCGACGCCGCCGGCCCGCAGACGCTTCCAGAACTGGCGCGAGGTCTTGCCGAAGCCGCCCATCCAGTCGTAGATGACGCGGACGCGGACCCCGTCGGCGGCCCGCGCGATCAGCGCGTCGCTGAACTGCTCGCCGCTGACGTCGTCGTGAATGATGTAGCTCTCGAAGTGGATAGTCCGGGTCGCGCGGGCGATCGCGTCGAGCCACGCCGGGTAGTTCTCGCGGGCGTCTTTCAGGAGCCGAATGTGATTGCCGGGCAGGAGCGGCGCGCCGGCCGCGCGCGAGAAGGCCTGCTCGGCGAGCGCGCGAACCGACTCGGCGAGGGCGGGGGCGGGCGTCGGCATCGTAATCCGGGGCCTCCTTGACGGCTATTTCACTACGGAACATACGCCAGCCGGGACGGGAGCGTGTCGAAATCCCGCCGGCGCATGTGGCGACGGCGTGCCGAGGCGCGACCCGCCGCCGCCTTGACGGGCAGGCCGCGCCCCGGCTAGGGTCGAGGCAGCGAGCCTGCCCCGATGAACTGGCGCCGCGGTGTCCGCTGGCACCTCGTCCACCTGCAGCTGGTGGGCATCGTGCCGATCGGTCTTTTCACCGCGCTCCTGCTCTACCTGCACTGGCAGGCTCAGGACCACGAGCGCCAGCGCGCGCAGATCGAGTCCGTGCGCCTCCTCGCCACCGCGGTGGACAACGCGCTCGACAGCACGGTCGAGCGCTTGACGATCTTTGCGCGGCTCTGGGCGTCCAGCGACCTCTCCGACGACGCGATCCGGGCGCAGGCCCGCCAGGCGCTCCGGGCCAGCTCCGACTGGTCGAACCTCCTGGCGCTCACCCCCGACGGGCGCGGCGTGTTCCGGGCGGACGCGCCGCTGGGCGTAGCGATGCCGTCGGGGCCGCCCATGGCCCAGTGGTCGGCGGTGTTCTCGGCGCGGCAGCCCGTCATCACGGATCTCGTCCGGCGCGCGGATGCGGCGTCGCCGACGGTGGCAGTGGGCGTGCCGGTGGTGCGCAACAACGCCGTCACCCACGTGCTGATCGCCTATCTCGACCTGCGCTGGTACGACCGCCTGATGAAGCAGCCCGGCCAGCCCCCCGGCGCCGTCGCGGGCATCTTCGACCATCGCTTCGATTTCGTCGCCCGCAGCGTGGAGGGCGAGGAGCGGCGCGGCCAGCAGCCCTCCGCGGGGGTGGAGGACGCGATGCGGGCCAAGCCGGTGGGCATCGCGCGCTTCACCAATCTCAACCGCACGTCCGTCTACACCGCGTGGGCGTTCTCCCGCCACGGGTGGGGCGTGGGCTTCGCGACGCCGTCGGCGCCGGTCGACAATGCCTTCTGGCGCTATCTCGTGCTCTACGGCTTCCTCTGGCTGGTGGCCATGGGCCTGGGCGTGAGCTACGCGATCTCGAAGGCGAAGCCCTTTGCCGCGGCGCTGGAGACGGTGGAGGCCCAGGCGGAGTACGTGGCGGGGGGCGGCCGCATCGAGAGCCTGCCCGACTTGCGCGTGGACGAGGTGAACAAGGCGCTGAGCGCGCTCGAGCGGGCCAGTGCGCTCCTGCAGGCGACCACCAGGCAGCGCGATCGCTCGCTCGAGACGGAGCGCGAGGCGCGCGCCGCCGCCGAGGCGGCCAATCGGGCCAAGGACGAGTTCCTGGCCATGCTGGGACACGAGCTGCGGAACCCGCTCGCCGCGATCGCCAACGCGACCATCATCGTGAAGAGCGAGCGGCGCACGCCGGAGCAGCTCGCCTTCGCGACCGGCGTGATCGAGCGGCAAAGCCGGCACCTCCAGCGCCTGATCGACGATCTCCTGGACGTGGGCCGCGTGATCCGGGGCAAGATCCTGCTCGAGCGGAGCACCGTAGATCTGGCGACGATCGCGCGGCGCGTGGTCGCGACGCTGGAGACCTCGGGCGGGTTGGCCGACCGCCGCGTGGAGCTCACCGTGGAGACGGTCTGGGTGGACGGCGACCCGACGCGCCTCGAGCAGATCCTCACCAACCTGGTCGGGAATGCCGCGCGCTACACGGCCCCCGGCGGCCGGATCGGCGTGCGCGTCGCGCGCGAGGACGGCGAGGCGGTGCTGGCCGTCGAGGACGACGGCGAGGGCATCGACCCCGAGCACCTGGAAAAGGTCTTCGACCTCTTCTTCCAGGCCGAGACGACCCCGGCGCGCGCGACGGGCGGCCTCGGCATCGGGCTCACCCTGGTGCAGCAGCTCGTCGCGCTGCACGGCGGCAGCGTCATCGCCGAGAGTAACGGCGTCGGAACGGGAGCGCGCTTCAGCGTGCGCCTGCCCGCCCTGCGCGCGGTCGCGCCGGCCGCGGCGCAAGGCCCGACGCCGGCGTCGGGCGCGCACGCGGAGACCATCCTCGTCGTCGAAGACAACGAGGACGCGCGGGAAAGCCTCCGTCTGGCCCTGGAGCTTCGCGGGCATCGGGTGGTGTGGGCGGCGGACGGCGCCGCCGGCCTCGAGGTTCTGCGGCGCGAGCGGCCGCGGCTGGCCGTGCTCGACATCGGCCTGCCGGGCATGGACGGCTACGAGCTGGCGCGGCGCATTCGCGAGGAGCTCGGGCCCGGCATCGTGCTCGTGGCCCTGACGGGCTACGGCCGTGCGCGGGATGGCGACGAGGCGATCCGGGCCGGCTTCGACCGGCACCTGATCAAGCCGGTAGACGTGGACGATCTCGTACGCGTGCTGAGCGAGATGCGCCGCGCGAAGGCGGGCGTATGAGGAGGAGCGGCTGATGCGCACATCGACGAGCGTGGCGGGACTCCTGGCGATGGTAGCGGCGGTGCTCGGGCCCGTGCCCGCGACCTTCGCGGCCGACGGCGCGGTGGTGATCCCCGCGCCGGTGACGGACAGCCCGAAGGCGGCCGGCCCACCGCAGACCGCGGTGCTCGCGGGCGGCTGCTTCTGGGGCGTGCAGGGCGTGTATCAGCGGGTGCGCGGTGTGCGCAATGCGGTCTCGGGCTATGCGGGTGGCGCCAAGGAAACGGCGCAGTACGAGCGGGTGAGCGGTGGCTCCACCGGGCATGCCGAATCCGTCGAGATCAGCTTCGACCCGAAGGAGATCTCCTTCGGCGAGATCCTCCAGATCTTTTTCTCGGTGGTGCACGATCCGACTCAGCTCAACCGCCAGGGGCCCGACGTGGGCACGCAGTATCGCTCTGTGATCTTCTACGCGGACGAGGCGCAGCGGAGCATCGGGCAGGCCTACATCGCGCAGCTCGACAAGGCCAAGGCCTTTGGCCGCCCCATCGTGACCAAGGTCGATCCGCTCAAGGGCTTCTACGCGGCGGAGGGGTACCACCAAGATTTCCTCATCAACAATCCCCGCTACCCCTACATCGTCGTGCACGATCTGCCGAAGCTCGAGGCGCTGAAGAAGACGTTTCCCGCCCGCTATCGCGATCAGCCGGTGACGGTGAAGAGCGCGAACTGAGGTGGCGCGGCCCCGCTCGCCCGTCCGCGCCCTCCTCTTCGACGCGGGCCACACGCTGCTCGAGTTCGACCATCGCCTGTTCACCGATCAGCTGACGGCGCGCGGCCACCGGGTGGACGCCGCCGCGGTGAGGGCGGCGGAGCGGGGCGCCCGCATGCGCCTGGACGTGGAGCGCGCGGAGCCGGCGGGCGCGGGGCGCACCGGCGAGGGGCGCTACGCGCGCTATCTCCTGGACGCGCTCGGCATCGCGGACGAGGCGGAGCGGCGCGCCATCGCGGAGTGGCGGCGCGGCTTCAACGCGCCGATCGGCCTCTGCCATCAGGCTGATCCCGAGGCGGCGGAGGCCCTCGCGCGCGCCCGCGAGCGAGGTTGGACGGTGGGCGTGATCTCGAACTCCAACGGCTCGGTGACGCACGCCCTCGAGATCGCCGGGCTCTCCAAGCACCTCGACTTCGTGATCGACTCCAGCGTGGTCGGCGTTTCCAAGCCCGACGCCCGCATCTACGGCCTCGGGCTCGAGGCGGCGGGCGGCGCGCCGGCGGAGGCCGTCTACGTCGGCGACTCCTACTTCGTCGACGTGGTCGGCGCCCGCCGGGCGGGGCTCGGCGCGGTGCTGTTCGATCCCGGCGGCGTCTGGGGCCCGCGCGACTGCGCGGTGGCCGCAGGCCTCTGCGCCGCGGTGGAGCAGGCCGGGCCGCCCGGCCGCTAAGCTCAGCGCCCCTCGGCGGCGCGCTCGATCGTCGCGATGTCGAGCTTCTTCATCTGGAGCATTGCAGCGAAGGCTCGCTTGCCCTTCTCGGGATCCTTGCTCATGAGGAGCTCGGGCAGGATCTTCGGCGTGACCTGCCACGCCAGGCCGAAGCGGTCCTTGAGCCAGCCGCACTGCACTTCCTCGCCCCCTTCGGAGAGCTTCGCCCAGTAGTGGTCGACCTCCGCCTGGGTGTCGCAATTCACCACGAATGACACGGCTTCCGTGAACTTGTAGAGCGGCCCACCGTTGAGCGCGGTGAACTCCTGGCCGTCGAGCTCGAACTGCACGGTCATGACCGACCCCTTCGGCTGGCCGGATGCCTTGGCGCCGGCCTCGTCGTAGCGGGTGGTGCCGAGGATGCGCGAGTTGGGGAACGTCGAAACGTAGTGCTTCACGGCCTCTTCCGCCTGGCCGTCGAACCAGAGCATCGGCGTGATCCGTTGTGCCTTCGCCATCGGGACCTCCCTGGACAGTGTGGGCTGCGGTCCTTCTCGTCACTGGTCGAACGGGGTCGATCCGGATCGACAAGGGGCTGGCGCAGGTCAAAGGCTACCGATAGAATGCCCAACGGCCACGAGACTTCCATGATTCAGCGGATCAAGGGCTACTGCGCGCTCTGCATCTCCCGCTGCGGCTCCATCGCGGTGGTCGAGGACGGCCGCTTCGTCGCGCTCGAGCCCGATCCCTCCCATCCCACCGGGCAGGCGATCTGCGCGAAGGGACGCGCGGCGCCGGAGCTGGTCTACCATCGCGACCGCCTCCTCCATCCCCTGAAGCGGACGCGGCCGAAGGGCGACCCCGACCCGGGCTGGCAGCGCATCAGCTGGGACGAGGCGCTCGATACGACGGCCGCCGCGCTCCAGCGCATCAAGTCGCAGCACGGGGCGGAGAGCGTGGTCTTTACCTCCGTCTCCGCCTCGACATCCGCGATCGCCGACGCCTCGCCGTGGATCACGCGTCTGATGCGCGCCTTCGGCAGCCCCAACCTCTGCGGCTCGATGGAGCTGTGCGGCTGGGGGCGCGCCTACGCGACGCGCTTCACCTTCGGCATCGGCCACGGCGTCGGGGGCGCCACCATGCCGGATCTGGAGCGCGCCGGCTGCATCCTCTTCTGGGGCTATAACCCGAGCCTGGCGCGCCTGGCCCATGCGACCACCACGGCGGCCGCGCTGCGGCGGAGCGCCAAGCTGATCGTCGTCGACCCCCGGCGGGTCGGGATGGCGAGCAAGGCGGACGTGTGGCTGCGTGCGAGGCCGGGGACCGACGCGGCGCTGGCGCTGGGCATCGCGCACGTGATGCTCGAGCGCGGCTGGTACGATCACGAGTTCGTCCGGGACTGGACGAACGGGCCGCTGCTCGTTCGCTCCGACACGGGGCGTCTGCTCACGGAGCGCGATCTCGCGGGCGGCGCGGCGGGCGGGAAGCGCTACGTCGCCTGGGACGAGGCGGCGCAACGCCCGCTGATCTACGACCCGGAGCGTCGCCGCTACGAGCGCGATGCCCCGCCCGCGCTCCTGGGGGAGTACAAGATCTCGACGCCAGACGGTGCCGTCGTCTGCCGTCCCGCCTTCGATCTGGCGGTGGAGGGCTGCCGGCGCTATCCGGCGGAGGCTGTCGAGCGCATCTGCGGGGTCGACCGTGCCGAGGTCGAGCGCGCCGCCCGGCTCCTGTGGCACTCGCGCCCCGTCTCCTCCTTCGCGTGGAGCGGTGTGGAGCAGCAGACGAACACCACCCAGATCTTCCGCGCGATCTCGCTCGTCTACCTCCTGACCGGCAGCTTCGAGGCCGAGGGTGGCAATGTCCTCTTCCCCTCGGTGCCCTCACGCGGAGTCGCCGGCGACGATCTGATGACGGCGGCGCAGCGCGATCGCTGCCTCGGCCTGCCCGAGCGGCCGATCGGACCCTCGCGCTGGGAATGGGTCACCACCGACGAGGTCTACACCGCGGTGCTCGAGCAGCGGCCCTACGCCGTGCGCGGCATGGTCGGCTTCGGCGCGAACCTCCTCATGGCGCATGCCGAGACGCGGCGCGGCCGCGAGGCGCTCGCCGCCCTCGACTTTTACGTGCACGCGGATCTCTTCATGAGCCCCACCGTGGAGCTGGCCGACATCGTGCTCCCGGTGGCGAGCCCCTTCGAGCGCGAAGGGCTCAAGATCGGCTTCGACATCAGCGCGGCGGCGCAATCGCTGCTGCAGCTCCGGCGGCCGGTGGCCGAGCCGCGAGGCGAGGCGCGCGGCGACACCGAGATCATCTTCGATCTCGCGGTGCGCCTCGGCCTGGGGCGGCATTTCTGGGACGGCGACGTGGACGCGGGCTATCGGCATCAGCTCGAGCCGTCCGGCGTGACCCTCGAGGCGCTGCGCGCGAATCCCGGCGGCGTCACCGTCCCGCTCACGACGCGCTACCGGAAATACGCCCAGGAGACGGACGGCGTGCCCACGGGCTTCGCCACGCCCACGCGGAAGATCGAGATCTACTCCGAGACGCTGCTCGAGCACGGGTATCCGCCGCTCCCCGTGCACGTGGAGCCGCTGGTAGGCCCGGAGTCGCGCCCCGACCTGACTGCCCGCTTCCCGCTCGTGCTGACCTGCGCCAAGTCCACGCAGTTCTGCGAGACGCAGCATCGCGGCTTGCCGAGCCTGCGCCGGCGACAGCGCGATCCGGAGATCGAGCTGCATCCGGCGGCGGCCGCCGAACGGGGGATCGAGGTGGGTGACTGGGTGGCGGTGGAGACGCCGGAGGGCAGCGTGCGTGCCCGGGCCGCCTTCAACGAGAGCCTCGAGCCGGGCGTGGCCTGCGGCCAGCACGGCTGGTGGCAGGCCTGCCCGGAGATCGGTGCGCCGGGCTACGACCCCTTCAGCTCGAAGGGCGCCAATCTCAACCTGATCATCGGCAACGCGGCCATCGACCCGGTGAGCGGGTCGGTGCCGCATCGTGCGTATCTCTGCCAGATCCGCCGGCTCGGGGACGCATCGGCCTGATCCGGCTCAGAGCCGGTCGCGCACCCGCTCGGCGAAGCGACGGGCCTCGGCGCGCGGTACGGCCGGCGCCTCGAACCGCAGCACCATCGCCGTGTCCTGCTTGATCGCGACCGTGGCGACGGTCTCGCCGCGGACGGCCGAGAAGGCCTCGGGGCCGAGAGCCGGCTCCTCCTCGAGCTTCACGCGCTCGCGGGACTCGGCTTCCCGCCTCGCCGCGTCCACATAGCTTGTCGCGGCCGGCGGCGCGACGAGCGTGAGCCCCACCGCGCCCGAGCCATCATCGCGCTCCAGCGTGCAGGTCACACCCGGGCGGATCGTCGCGGGCGGCGGCTTCCGCCGCGTGGGCCCACCGAGGAGCTGCTCGACGCCGGCGCTCCGCAGGATCTCACAGGGATCGGGGATCGCGGCCACCGTCGGCGCCGGTACCAAGCTGAGGACGACCAGCTTGGGCCGCGGGCCGAAGTCCTCGGGCCGCTGGTCGAGCCCGTCGTAGAACGCCAGACGAAGCTCCGCAGCGTCCCGCGACAGGATCATCCACAGCGGCCGCTCGCCCGGCGCGTCAAGCGGCGTCGCGCGAAATCCGGGCGGCTCCGCGCTCAGCTGATAGCTTAGCGACCAGCGGACGTGACCCCCGGCCGCCGGCCGGACGGTCAGCTCGTCCCCCTTGAAGGTCCACATGGAGTTGAGGAGCTTACCTTCCGCGCGAGGCTGGCCGTTCAGCGTGACCTGCGCCACCGCCCACACGCCGTCCGGCGCCGTCTCCGCGCCGGCCCGGGCCGGCGCCTCGGCCCCGACCGCGGCGAGCAGCGCGACCAGAGGGATGCGGACGGCGATCTGGTGGGGCGTGCGCATGGGCCGGGCCTCGAGTCCATTGTACGACCGCTGTCTCCTCCAAAGGTTCGGGCCTGTTGTACCCTTCCCGCGTGGGGCATCACGATCCCAAGCTGGTCGTCCTGTCCGTGACGGTCGCGGTGATCGCGTCCTACGCCGCGCTGGATCTGGCTGCGCGCGTCAGCGTGCGGCGGGAACGGGCCGCGTGGCTCTGGCTCCTGGGCGGGGCCGGCGTCATGGGGACCGGCATCTGGTCGATGCACT is from Candidatus Methylomirabilota bacterium and encodes:
- a CDS encoding EamA family transporter produces the protein MHTSPHVLALTSAFFSAVATILIQQGLRRSSFYAAFWINVTVGVIGLWTAVLLFVPRAAWDWSAVPYFVFSGVVGTAGGRLFRTVAIDKVGAPVAAAIFNLTPLIATGLAIVLLHERITGPILAGTLVIVAGTVMLSLSGKYVGFQTRHLIYPVLAATCFGIVQIARKMGLSQAGPLFDAAVNTTAAMIAATAFVTATGHWRTLRIDHKSLLFLIGGGLAENTGVTLLIVALGYGEVSVVTPLIGTAPLFVLLLAFLIPGGRRQLGWRVVGATLLIVLGVYLLTGAKRL
- a CDS encoding phospholipase D-like domain-containing protein, which gives rise to MPTPAPALAESVRALAEQAFSRAAGAPLLPGNHIRLLKDARENYPAWLDAIARATRTIHFESYIIHDDVSGEQFSDALIARAADGVRVRVIYDWMGGFGKTSRQFWKRLRAGGVEVRCYNPPTLASPLGWLSRDHRKILTVDGTVGFVSGLCVGQAWVGDPARNIPPWRDTGVEVRGPAVREIEEAFAEMWALMGDPLSHHRPLGGDVIPTAGETALRVVATVPNSAGLLRLDQLVAAIARKRLWLTDAYYAGTPLYVQALRGAARDGVDVRLLVPNGTDIPLLRPLSRAGYRPLLEAGIRVFEWNGSMLHAKTAVADGRWARVGSTNLNPASWLGNCEMDVIVEDETFGSDMESMYLEDLMNATEVILAPDSAIHPRGPIASAPVAGGGGSAGRAAAGLLRIGNTVGAAVANRRTLEPVESRIMLVGALVLLIIGVLAAVFPRVAAYPIAAAALWLAGSLFYRIHRLRRRASREGRLRK
- a CDS encoding ATP-binding protein: MNWRRGVRWHLVHLQLVGIVPIGLFTALLLYLHWQAQDHERQRAQIESVRLLATAVDNALDSTVERLTIFARLWASSDLSDDAIRAQARQALRASSDWSNLLALTPDGRGVFRADAPLGVAMPSGPPMAQWSAVFSARQPVITDLVRRADAASPTVAVGVPVVRNNAVTHVLIAYLDLRWYDRLMKQPGQPPGAVAGIFDHRFDFVARSVEGEERRGQQPSAGVEDAMRAKPVGIARFTNLNRTSVYTAWAFSRHGWGVGFATPSAPVDNAFWRYLVLYGFLWLVAMGLGVSYAISKAKPFAAALETVEAQAEYVAGGGRIESLPDLRVDEVNKALSALERASALLQATTRQRDRSLETEREARAAAEAANRAKDEFLAMLGHELRNPLAAIANATIIVKSERRTPEQLAFATGVIERQSRHLQRLIDDLLDVGRVIRGKILLERSTVDLATIARRVVATLETSGGLADRRVELTVETVWVDGDPTRLEQILTNLVGNAARYTAPGGRIGVRVAREDGEAVLAVEDDGEGIDPEHLEKVFDLFFQAETTPARATGGLGIGLTLVQQLVALHGGSVIAESNGVGTGARFSVRLPALRAVAPAAAQGPTPASGAHAETILVVEDNEDARESLRLALELRGHRVVWAADGAAGLEVLRRERPRLAVLDIGLPGMDGYELARRIREELGPGIVLVALTGYGRARDGDEAIRAGFDRHLIKPVDVDDLVRVLSEMRRAKAGV
- the msrA gene encoding peptide-methionine (S)-S-oxide reductase MsrA, with translation MRTSTSVAGLLAMVAAVLGPVPATFAADGAVVIPAPVTDSPKAAGPPQTAVLAGGCFWGVQGVYQRVRGVRNAVSGYAGGAKETAQYERVSGGSTGHAESVEISFDPKEISFGEILQIFFSVVHDPTQLNRQGPDVGTQYRSVIFYADEAQRSIGQAYIAQLDKAKAFGRPIVTKVDPLKGFYAAEGYHQDFLINNPRYPYIVVHDLPKLEALKKTFPARYRDQPVTVKSAN
- a CDS encoding HAD family hydrolase: MARPRSPVRALLFDAGHTLLEFDHRLFTDQLTARGHRVDAAAVRAAERGARMRLDVERAEPAGAGRTGEGRYARYLLDALGIADEAERRAIAEWRRGFNAPIGLCHQADPEAAEALARARERGWTVGVISNSNGSVTHALEIAGLSKHLDFVIDSSVVGVSKPDARIYGLGLEAAGGAPAEAVYVGDSYFVDVVGARRAGLGAVLFDPGGVWGPRDCAVAAGLCAAVEQAGPPGR
- a CDS encoding VOC family protein; this encodes MAKAQRITPMLWFDGQAEEAVKHYVSTFPNSRILGTTRYDEAGAKASGQPKGSVMTVQFELDGQEFTALNGGPLYKFTEAVSFVVNCDTQAEVDHYWAKLSEGGEEVQCGWLKDRFGLAWQVTPKILPELLMSKDPEKGKRAFAAMLQMKKLDIATIERAAEGR
- a CDS encoding molybdopterin-dependent oxidoreductase → MIQRIKGYCALCISRCGSIAVVEDGRFVALEPDPSHPTGQAICAKGRAAPELVYHRDRLLHPLKRTRPKGDPDPGWQRISWDEALDTTAAALQRIKSQHGAESVVFTSVSASTSAIADASPWITRLMRAFGSPNLCGSMELCGWGRAYATRFTFGIGHGVGGATMPDLERAGCILFWGYNPSLARLAHATTTAAALRRSAKLIVVDPRRVGMASKADVWLRARPGTDAALALGIAHVMLERGWYDHEFVRDWTNGPLLVRSDTGRLLTERDLAGGAAGGKRYVAWDEAAQRPLIYDPERRRYERDAPPALLGEYKISTPDGAVVCRPAFDLAVEGCRRYPAEAVERICGVDRAEVERAARLLWHSRPVSSFAWSGVEQQTNTTQIFRAISLVYLLTGSFEAEGGNVLFPSVPSRGVAGDDLMTAAQRDRCLGLPERPIGPSRWEWVTTDEVYTAVLEQRPYAVRGMVGFGANLLMAHAETRRGREALAALDFYVHADLFMSPTVELADIVLPVASPFEREGLKIGFDISAAAQSLLQLRRPVAEPRGEARGDTEIIFDLAVRLGLGRHFWDGDVDAGYRHQLEPSGVTLEALRANPGGVTVPLTTRYRKYAQETDGVPTGFATPTRKIEIYSETLLEHGYPPLPVHVEPLVGPESRPDLTARFPLVLTCAKSTQFCETQHRGLPSLRRRQRDPEIELHPAAAAERGIEVGDWVAVETPEGSVRARAAFNESLEPGVACGQHGWWQACPEIGAPGYDPFSSKGANLNLIIGNAAIDPVSGSVPHRAYLCQIRRLGDASA